In one window of Streptomyces griseus subsp. griseus DNA:
- a CDS encoding NAD(P)/FAD-dependent oxidoreductase, producing MIDILVAGGGPAGLAAAIRAAQAGLEAVVVEPRPAPVDKACGEGIMPGGLAALHRLGVHPDGHPLRGIRYTDGRRSAEARFRGAYGLGVRRTALHAALHERARALGVRIVEGKVREVRQDERTVTAAGLTARWLIAADGLHSPLRRALGLDHPAPGPGRYGLRRHYRTAPWTDLVEVHWSPHGEAYVTPVGDHLVGVAVLSRDRRPYEHHLADFPALAARLGPHATPVRGAGPLRQRARGPRAGRVLLVGDAAGYTDALTGEGIALAVATATAAVGCLAAGRPEEYPARWARATRRYRLLTQALLGAAGHPVSRRNIVTAAHRLPALFRAAVHALQ from the coding sequence GTGATCGACATCCTGGTCGCGGGCGGCGGCCCGGCCGGTCTGGCCGCCGCGATCCGGGCCGCCCAGGCGGGCCTGGAGGCGGTGGTCGTCGAACCCCGCCCCGCCCCCGTCGACAAGGCCTGCGGTGAGGGCATCATGCCCGGGGGCCTCGCGGCCCTCCACCGCCTCGGCGTACACCCGGACGGACACCCCCTGCGCGGCATCCGGTACACCGACGGGCGGCGGAGCGCGGAGGCGCGGTTCCGCGGCGCGTACGGGCTAGGCGTACGCCGCACCGCCCTGCACGCGGCCCTGCACGAGCGGGCGCGAGCCCTCGGCGTACGCATCGTGGAAGGCAAGGTCCGGGAGGTCCGCCAGGACGAGCGGACCGTCACCGCCGCCGGTCTCACCGCCCGCTGGCTCATCGCCGCCGACGGGCTGCACTCACCCCTGCGGCGCGCCCTCGGCCTCGACCACCCCGCCCCCGGCCCCGGTCGCTACGGGCTGCGCCGCCACTACCGCACCGCCCCCTGGACCGACCTGGTCGAGGTGCACTGGTCGCCGCACGGCGAGGCGTACGTGACCCCCGTGGGAGACCACCTGGTGGGCGTCGCCGTACTCAGCCGCGACCGCCGCCCGTACGAGCACCACCTGGCCGACTTCCCGGCCCTGGCCGCCCGGCTCGGCCCGCACGCCACCCCCGTACGCGGGGCGGGCCCGCTCCGGCAGCGTGCCCGGGGGCCACGGGCCGGGCGCGTCCTGCTGGTCGGCGACGCGGCGGGGTACACCGACGCGCTGACCGGGGAGGGCATCGCCCTCGCCGTGGCCACCGCGACGGCCGCCGTCGGCTGTCTGGCCGCCGGACGCCCCGAGGAGTACCCGGCGCGGTGGGCCAGGGCGACCCGCCGCTACCGGCTCCTCACCCAGGCCCTGCTGGGCGCCGCGGGCCACCCCGTATCGCGCCGGAACATCGTCACGGCGGCCCATCGCCTACCGGCCCTCTTCCGGGCGGCGGTCCACGCGTTGCAGTGA
- a CDS encoding FABP family protein, translating to MSQHAPHHPYPDGFGPDEAPAPHALLAPVLGLLGTWAGSGRGEYPTIEGAFAYAQEVTFSHDGRPFLHYASRAWLVDADGRPLRPSAREGGWWRLQPEGRVEALITQPTGIAEIAVGRAADGSVDLATREVALTPTAKQVDATRRRYTLTGADTLTFVHDLAAVGQPLQHHLSAELRRCGPAWLRNP from the coding sequence ATGTCCCAGCACGCCCCGCACCACCCGTACCCCGATGGCTTCGGGCCGGACGAAGCGCCGGCGCCGCACGCACTCCTCGCGCCGGTGCTCGGGCTGCTGGGCACCTGGGCGGGGAGTGGGCGGGGGGAGTATCCGACAATCGAGGGTGCGTTCGCCTACGCGCAGGAGGTCACCTTCAGCCATGACGGGCGCCCCTTCCTCCACTATGCGTCGCGCGCCTGGTTGGTCGACGCCGACGGGCGGCCGCTGCGTCCGTCGGCCCGGGAGGGCGGCTGGTGGCGGCTCCAGCCGGAAGGGCGGGTGGAAGCGCTCATCACCCAGCCCACCGGCATCGCGGAGATCGCGGTCGGCCGGGCCGCCGACGGCTCCGTCGACCTCGCCACCCGTGAAGTGGCTCTCACACCCACCGCCAAGCAGGTCGACGCCACCCGCCGCCGCTACACCCTGACCGGCGCGGACACCCTCACGTTCGTCCACGACCTCGCGGCGGTCGGACAGCCACTGCAACACCACCTGTCGGCGGAGCTCCGGCGGTGCGGCCCGGCCTGGCTCCGGAACCCCTAG
- a CDS encoding 50S ribosomal protein bL37 encodes MSSKRRRKKKARRKNGANHGKRPQS; translated from the coding sequence ATGTCCTCGAAGCGACGTCGTAAGAAGAAGGCCCGACGCAAGAACGGCGCCAACCACGGCAAGCGCCCGCAGAGCTGA
- a CDS encoding cold-shock protein: MASGTVKWFNSEKGFGFIAQDGGGPDVFAHYSNINSTGFRELQEGQAVTFDITQGQKGPQAENITTA; the protein is encoded by the coding sequence ATGGCCAGCGGAACCGTCAAGTGGTTCAACTCGGAAAAGGGCTTCGGCTTCATCGCGCAGGACGGCGGCGGCCCCGACGTCTTCGCGCACTACTCCAACATCAACTCCACCGGCTTCCGTGAGCTCCAGGAAGGCCAGGCGGTGACCTTCGACATCACCCAGGGCCAGAAGGGCCCGCAGGCGGAGAACATCACCACCGCCTGA
- a CDS encoding isoprenylcysteine carboxyl methyltransferase family protein — protein MIWYTALVLAVAGERLAELAVARRNTRWSLARGGTEAGGGHYPAMVVLHTGLLAGCLAEAHYADRPFLPVPGWTMAAVVVAAQALRWWCITTLGPRWNTRVIVVPGLPLVTGGPYRWLRHPNYVAVAAEGIALPLVHGAWVTAMVFTLLNAVLMAVRIHCEDEALARLPAAEARA, from the coding sequence ATGATCTGGTACACCGCCCTGGTGCTCGCCGTCGCCGGCGAACGCCTCGCCGAACTCGCCGTCGCCCGCCGCAACACCCGCTGGAGCCTGGCCCGCGGCGGGACCGAGGCGGGCGGCGGCCACTACCCGGCGATGGTCGTCCTGCACACCGGCCTGCTGGCCGGCTGCCTGGCCGAGGCCCACTACGCCGACCGCCCCTTCCTGCCCGTCCCCGGCTGGACCATGGCCGCCGTCGTCGTCGCGGCGCAGGCGCTGCGCTGGTGGTGCATCACCACGCTCGGGCCCCGGTGGAACACCCGCGTCATCGTCGTCCCCGGCCTGCCCCTGGTCACCGGCGGCCCCTACCGGTGGCTGCGCCACCCGAACTACGTCGCCGTCGCCGCCGAAGGCATCGCGCTGCCCCTGGTCCACGGGGCGTGGGTGACCGCGATGGTCTTCACCCTGCTCAACGCCGTCCTCATGGCCGTCCGGATCCACTGCGAGGACGAGGCGCTGGCCCGCCTCCCGGCGGCGGAAGCGCGGGCGTGA
- a CDS encoding UbiA family prenyltransferase codes for MDGARASVSAVRWPGRVAGLALACHPGPVVAVTALACALAVGVGLPPARLALAGVAVLTGQLSVGWCNDAYDAGRDARAGRRGKPVADGAVSVRAVWRAAAVALALCVPLSLACGLLAGTVHLAAVAAAWLYNLQLKATALSWVPYAAGFAALPSLVTLTLPDAPWPRWWTVTAGALLGCAAHLGDTLPDIEADRAAGIRGLPHRLGPAGTRLLLPVPLLAATGVLVLGPPGPVDAGSLTVLALAGAAALLGPVLGRRWHKAALAGAVIVAAADLALLLARGTALS; via the coding sequence ATGGACGGGGCAAGGGCGTCGGTGTCGGCGGTCCGGTGGCCGGGCCGCGTGGCGGGGCTGGCGCTGGCCTGCCATCCGGGGCCGGTGGTCGCGGTGACCGCACTGGCCTGCGCCCTCGCGGTCGGGGTGGGCCTCCCCCCGGCACGGCTCGCCCTGGCCGGGGTGGCGGTGCTGACCGGGCAGCTCTCGGTGGGCTGGTGCAACGACGCGTACGACGCGGGGCGCGATGCCCGGGCCGGACGCCGGGGGAAACCGGTCGCCGACGGTGCGGTCTCCGTGCGCGCGGTGTGGCGTGCGGCGGCGGTCGCGCTCGCCCTGTGCGTACCGCTCTCCCTGGCCTGCGGTCTTCTCGCCGGTACGGTGCACCTGGCCGCGGTCGCCGCCGCCTGGCTCTACAACCTGCAGCTCAAGGCGACGGCGCTCTCCTGGGTTCCGTATGCCGCCGGGTTCGCCGCGCTCCCCTCCCTGGTGACGCTCACCCTGCCCGACGCCCCCTGGCCCCGGTGGTGGACGGTCACGGCGGGGGCGCTGCTGGGGTGCGCGGCGCATCTGGGCGACACCCTCCCGGACATCGAGGCGGACCGGGCCGCGGGTATCCGGGGGCTGCCGCACCGGCTCGGCCCGGCGGGGACACGGCTGCTGCTGCCGGTGCCACTGCTGGCGGCCACGGGCGTCCTGGTGCTGGGCCCGCCCGGCCCGGTGGACGCCGGGTCCCTGACCGTGCTCGCCCTCGCCGGTGCGGCGGCGCTGCTGGGTCCCGTGCTCGGCCGGCGGTGGCACAAGGCCGCGCTGGCGGGAGCGGTGATCGTGGCGGCGGCGGACCTGGCACTCCTCTTGGCGCGCGGCACGGCGCTCTCCTGA
- a CDS encoding type III polyketide synthase, with protein MTRIAAVHGALPPHRHTQREVTDMVAETCLPPGADRRLLDRLHENARVRARHTALPLDGYRDLDGFGAANDVFIRSAVDLGGHAVRGALRAAGLRPTDVDLLMFTSVTGIAAPSVDARLVARLGLRSDVKRLPVFGLGCVAGAAGVARIHDYLLGRPDDVAVLLSVELCSLTFQRQDVTPANLVATALFGDGAAAVVALGGRRAVTGPEIVATRSRMYPETEHVMGWSIGSTGFSVVLDPAVPDVVRRYLADDVREFLDEHGLKPKDIAHWVCHPGGPKVLETVTEVLDLPEGALDVTWRSLADVGNLSSSSVLHVLRDTIEHRRPEPGTPGVLLAMGPGFCCELVLLRW; from the coding sequence ATGACCCGGATCGCCGCGGTCCACGGGGCCCTGCCGCCCCACCGCCACACCCAGCGCGAGGTCACCGACATGGTGGCCGAGACCTGTCTGCCGCCCGGTGCCGACCGCCGTCTCCTGGACCGGCTCCACGAGAACGCCCGCGTCCGCGCACGGCACACCGCGCTCCCCCTCGACGGCTACCGCGACCTGGACGGCTTCGGCGCCGCCAACGACGTGTTCATCCGCTCGGCCGTCGACCTCGGCGGCCATGCCGTACGCGGCGCCCTGCGCGCTGCGGGGCTGCGCCCCACCGATGTCGACCTGCTGATGTTCACCTCCGTCACCGGCATCGCCGCCCCCTCCGTCGACGCCCGGCTGGTGGCCCGCCTCGGCCTGCGCTCCGATGTGAAACGGCTGCCGGTCTTCGGCCTCGGCTGCGTCGCAGGAGCCGCCGGGGTGGCCCGGATCCACGACTACCTGCTCGGCCGGCCCGACGACGTGGCCGTGCTGCTCTCCGTCGAACTCTGCTCGCTCACCTTCCAGCGCCAGGACGTGACCCCCGCCAACCTGGTGGCCACCGCCCTGTTCGGCGACGGGGCGGCCGCGGTGGTCGCCCTCGGCGGACGCCGGGCCGTCACCGGGCCCGAGATCGTCGCCACCCGCAGCCGGATGTACCCGGAGACCGAGCATGTGATGGGCTGGTCCATCGGTTCCACCGGGTTCAGCGTGGTCCTCGATCCGGCCGTGCCCGATGTCGTACGCCGGTATCTCGCCGACGACGTACGGGAGTTCCTCGACGAGCACGGTCTCAAGCCGAAGGACATCGCCCACTGGGTCTGCCACCCCGGTGGCCCCAAGGTCCTGGAGACCGTCACCGAGGTCCTCGACCTGCCCGAGGGGGCACTCGACGTCACCTGGCGCTCGCTGGCCGACGTCGGCAACCTCTCCTCGTCCTCGGTCCTGCACGTCCTGCGGGACACCATCGAACACCGCCGCCCCGAACCGGGCACCCCCGGAGTCCTGCTGGCCATGGGCCCGGGCTTCTGCTGCGAACTGGTGCTGCTGCGCTGGTAG
- a CDS encoding DUF6221 family protein yields MAGNTDMVAFVQARLADEEQVALAAGGDRWRCPADVPGEVHDRRGGVAFTVRDQGFDHHIALQDPARTLERIETHRVLLGEYVEVAELDTDRPAQDFRSGRAVGLGFAVRQLAAEYAGHPDYQARWLPRFIQ; encoded by the coding sequence ATGGCCGGCAACACAGACATGGTGGCCTTCGTGCAGGCGCGTCTCGCCGATGAGGAGCAGGTCGCCCTGGCTGCCGGCGGGGACCGGTGGCGGTGTCCGGCGGATGTGCCCGGCGAGGTCCACGACCGCAGGGGAGGCGTCGCGTTCACGGTCCGGGACCAGGGATTCGACCACCACATCGCCCTCCAGGACCCCGCCCGCACCCTGGAGCGGATCGAGACGCACCGGGTGCTGCTGGGGGAGTACGTCGAGGTCGCCGAGCTGGACACCGACCGCCCGGCCCAGGACTTCCGCTCCGGCCGGGCGGTGGGCCTGGGCTTCGCCGTACGCCAGCTGGCCGCCGAGTACGCCGGGCATCCGGACTACCAGGCGCGGTGGCTGCCCCGGTTCATCCAGTAG
- a CDS encoding DUF4190 domain-containing protein, whose product MSMPSYPQQPNADQGQYDTQYGAPEPTSSGNGFAVTALVLGLLACLFFWTVVGGLLLGLLALVFGILGALRARRGQAPRKGMAITGAVLGALGLIGSVVVLIIGISLFNSESFQDLQDCVDRAETQAQEDRCAEDFGDNLFK is encoded by the coding sequence ATGTCCATGCCCAGTTACCCTCAGCAGCCGAACGCGGACCAAGGGCAGTACGACACCCAGTACGGCGCCCCGGAACCCACCAGCAGCGGCAACGGTTTCGCGGTCACCGCTCTCGTCCTGGGCCTGCTCGCCTGCCTCTTCTTCTGGACGGTCGTCGGGGGACTCCTTCTCGGCCTGCTCGCCCTGGTGTTCGGCATCCTCGGGGCGCTCCGCGCCCGTAGGGGGCAGGCTCCGCGCAAGGGCATGGCGATCACCGGTGCCGTGCTCGGCGCGCTCGGGCTGATCGGCTCGGTCGTCGTCCTCATCATCGGTATATCCCTCTTCAACTCCGAGTCGTTCCAGGACCTCCAGGACTGCGTGGACCGCGCCGAGACCCAGGCCCAGGAGGACCGCTGCGCGGAGGACTTCGGCGACAACCTGTTCAAGTGA
- a CDS encoding glutamate--cysteine ligase — MVRTVGVEEELLLVDPESGEARALSTAVLALAEREAEGESAFEPELHRQQLEFATHPCREMDEIADAVHRRRAEAIRHAADAGASVAALATSPLPVSPTIGTGERYDWMAERYGLTAQEQLTCGCHVHVSVESDEEGVAVLDRVRGWLPVLLALSGNSPFWQAQDTRYASYRSRVWGRWPSAGPVGLHGSAERYHEQVKALVGTGVLKDAGMVYFDARLSDSYPTVEVRIADVCLDPADTVLLATLVRALVETAAREWRAGKPALDTDVTLLRVASWQAARSGLEDRLIHPGTLRPEPAADVLQALVTHVRDALEDSGDLKAAQKALAALERRGNGARVQREILERTGSLRDTVAECVRITGG; from the coding sequence ATGGTGCGGACCGTAGGCGTGGAAGAAGAGCTGCTGCTGGTCGACCCGGAGAGCGGGGAGGCGCGTGCCCTCTCCACCGCCGTGCTGGCCCTCGCCGAGAGGGAAGCGGAAGGGGAGTCGGCCTTCGAGCCGGAGCTGCACCGCCAGCAGCTGGAGTTCGCCACGCATCCCTGCCGCGAGATGGACGAGATCGCCGACGCGGTGCACCGCCGGCGCGCCGAGGCGATCCGCCACGCCGCCGACGCGGGGGCGTCGGTCGCGGCCCTGGCGACCTCGCCGCTGCCGGTCAGCCCCACCATCGGGACGGGCGAGCGGTACGACTGGATGGCCGAGCGCTACGGGCTGACCGCCCAGGAGCAGCTGACCTGCGGCTGCCACGTACATGTCTCGGTCGAGTCGGACGAGGAGGGCGTCGCCGTACTCGACCGGGTGCGCGGCTGGCTGCCCGTCCTGCTGGCCCTGAGCGGCAACTCCCCCTTCTGGCAGGCGCAGGACACCCGGTACGCCAGCTACCGCAGCCGGGTGTGGGGCAGGTGGCCCTCGGCCGGGCCGGTGGGGCTGCACGGCTCCGCCGAGCGGTACCACGAGCAGGTGAAGGCCCTCGTCGGCACCGGCGTGCTCAAGGACGCGGGGATGGTCTACTTCGACGCGCGCCTCTCGGACAGCTACCCCACAGTGGAAGTCAGGATCGCCGACGTCTGCCTCGACCCGGCGGACACCGTGCTGCTGGCCACACTGGTGCGCGCGCTGGTGGAGACGGCGGCGCGGGAGTGGCGGGCCGGGAAGCCCGCCCTGGACACCGACGTGACTCTGCTGCGGGTGGCGTCCTGGCAGGCGGCCCGGTCGGGTCTGGAGGACCGGCTGATCCACCCCGGGACCCTACGGCCCGAGCCCGCGGCCGATGTGCTCCAGGCGCTGGTGACCCATGTGCGGGACGCCCTGGAGGACAGCGGCGACCTCAAGGCCGCGCAGAAGGCGCTGGCCGCCCTGGAGCGGCGCGGCAACGGGGCCAGGGTCCAGCGCGAGATCCTGGAGCGGACCGGGAGCCTCCGCGACACCGTCGCGGAATGCGTCCGCATCACGGGGGGCTGA
- a CDS encoding DUF5133 domain-containing protein, whose translation MLMAHPTVLRNLVEQYETLRLLHAESGSTEARQRMDDVAYTLCVSTGTGDVDSALVAARHRLPGARPQDDSVLSA comes from the coding sequence ATGCTGATGGCCCACCCCACCGTGCTGCGCAACCTGGTCGAGCAGTACGAGACCCTGCGCCTGCTGCACGCGGAGAGCGGCTCCACCGAGGCACGGCAGCGCATGGACGACGTGGCCTACACCCTGTGCGTCTCCACGGGCACGGGCGATGTCGACAGCGCGCTGGTCGCCGCCCGGCACCGGCTGCCGGGGGCCCGCCCCCAGGACGACTCCGTCCTCTCTGCCTGA
- a CDS encoding type 1 glutamine amidotransferase domain-containing protein produces MATTDLGNRRILAIVTNYGVEQDELVVPVKHLRDNGAQVSVAAVSDDDIRTLVGDRDPGDTVRPDLTLTDVDPAAYDLLLVPGGTLNADTLRLQDATTRIVSSFAASGRPVAAICHGPWALIEGGYVQGKTLTSYASLKTDLTNAGASWVDKSVVRDDEGGWPLITSRTPDDLKDFLRQIDAVLTES; encoded by the coding sequence ATGGCCACCACCGATCTCGGCAACCGCCGGATCCTGGCGATCGTCACCAACTACGGGGTGGAGCAGGACGAACTCGTCGTCCCCGTGAAGCATCTGCGCGACAACGGAGCCCAGGTGAGCGTGGCGGCGGTCTCCGACGACGACATCCGCACCCTCGTGGGCGACCGCGACCCCGGCGACACGGTGCGGCCCGACCTCACGCTGACGGACGTCGACCCCGCCGCGTACGACCTCCTGCTCGTCCCCGGCGGCACGCTCAACGCCGACACGCTGCGCCTCCAGGACGCCACCACCCGGATCGTCAGCTCGTTCGCGGCGTCCGGCCGGCCCGTCGCGGCGATCTGCCACGGTCCGTGGGCGCTGATCGAGGGCGGCTACGTCCAGGGCAAGACCCTGACGTCGTACGCCTCCCTCAAGACCGACCTCACCAACGCCGGCGCCTCCTGGGTCGACAAGTCGGTGGTCCGGGACGACGAGGGCGGCTGGCCGCTGATCACCTCGCGGACGCCCGATGACCTGAAGGACTTCCTGCGCCAGATCGACGCGGTGCTCACCGAGTCCTGA
- a CDS encoding VOC family protein, whose translation MDWTLEVIVLPVTDLDRARDFYRDKLGFHVDIDGEVMPGARVVQLTPPGSGCSIALTDGVPNPTGDPQPGTYHGLQLCVTDIDAAHAELAARGVEVSEPQRYAPEDGATFLYFTDPDGNGWAVQEYRRRLTEPLHQVLAGLAAKGAGETAD comes from the coding sequence ATGGACTGGACCCTTGAAGTGATCGTGCTCCCGGTGACCGACCTGGACCGGGCCCGTGACTTCTACCGGGACAAGCTCGGCTTCCACGTCGACATCGACGGCGAGGTGATGCCCGGCGCACGCGTCGTCCAGCTCACCCCGCCCGGCTCGGGCTGCTCCATCGCCCTGACCGACGGCGTGCCCAACCCGACGGGAGACCCCCAGCCGGGCACGTACCACGGCCTCCAGCTCTGCGTCACCGACATCGACGCCGCCCACGCGGAGCTCGCCGCCCGAGGGGTGGAGGTCTCCGAGCCCCAGCGGTACGCCCCCGAGGACGGGGCCACGTTCCTGTACTTCACCGACCCGGACGGCAACGGCTGGGCCGTGCAGGAGTACCGCCGCCGGCTGACCGAGCCCCTGCACCAGGTCCTGGCCGGTCTGGCCGCGAAGGGGGCCGGGGAGACGGCGGACTGA
- a CDS encoding MFS transporter, which yields MTGSDATPGTTARPDERGRGSGLALLVIASCQLMVVLDVTIVNIALPHMQTALGFSTENLSWVVNAYTLTFGGLLLLGGRLGDILGRRRVFIFGVLLFVLASLLGGLSQESWQLLAARSLQGVGGAIASPTALSLITTTFREGPERNRAFGVFAAVSAGGSAIGLLAGGMLVEWLDWRWVLFVNVPIGLLIAFATPRYIRESERHPGHFDVVGALTSTAGMVLLVYGFIRASEDGWTDPLTLGSFAAALVLLALFISIETRSRQPITPLWMFRDRNRAGTYAMMLSLSAAIFGMFFFLTLFVQNVLGFSPLRAGLAFLPVSVIIAVSAGLASQLLPRWGPKPFMVTGALLAATGLGWLTLTDVHSTYLGSILGPMLVFGFGMGMQFVSLTLMAVSGVAPREAGAASGILNATQQVGGSLGLSILVTMFGTASRHEFTDQLPRFMQEATPAQKLQFGRTQELPPPWGNEVLTAGVSSAFVVAACFAVLAALVALFVIQVRPSDLARLQGGATPGETLPDTTDDTSASADDTTKGPHGHGLDP from the coding sequence ATGACGGGCTCCGACGCGACACCCGGCACGACCGCCCGGCCCGACGAACGGGGCCGGGGCAGCGGACTGGCACTTCTCGTCATCGCCTCGTGCCAGCTGATGGTGGTTCTCGACGTCACCATCGTCAACATCGCCCTCCCGCACATGCAGACGGCCCTGGGCTTCTCCACCGAGAACCTGTCCTGGGTGGTCAACGCCTACACGCTGACCTTCGGCGGACTGCTGCTGCTCGGCGGCCGGCTCGGTGACATTCTCGGGCGCCGCCGCGTCTTCATCTTCGGCGTGCTGCTCTTCGTGCTCGCCTCGCTGCTCGGCGGGCTCTCCCAGGAGTCCTGGCAGCTGCTGGCCGCGCGCTCGCTCCAGGGCGTCGGCGGCGCCATCGCCTCGCCGACCGCCCTGTCGCTGATCACCACCACCTTCCGCGAGGGCCCCGAACGCAACCGGGCGTTCGGCGTGTTCGCCGCGGTCTCGGCGGGCGGTAGCGCGATCGGGCTACTGGCGGGCGGGATGCTGGTCGAATGGCTGGACTGGCGGTGGGTCCTCTTCGTGAACGTGCCCATCGGACTGCTCATCGCCTTCGCCACCCCCCGCTACATCCGCGAGTCCGAACGCCACCCGGGCCACTTCGACGTCGTCGGCGCCCTCACCTCCACGGCCGGCATGGTGCTGCTCGTCTACGGCTTCATCCGCGCGTCCGAGGACGGCTGGACCGATCCGCTCACCCTCGGTTCCTTCGCCGCCGCGCTCGTGCTCCTGGCCCTCTTCATCTCCATCGAGACCCGCTCCCGGCAGCCGATCACTCCGCTGTGGATGTTCCGCGACCGCAACCGCGCCGGAACCTACGCGATGATGCTGAGTCTGTCCGCAGCGATCTTCGGGATGTTCTTCTTCCTGACGCTGTTCGTGCAGAACGTGCTCGGCTTCAGCCCGCTGCGGGCCGGACTCGCCTTCCTCCCGGTCAGCGTCATCATCGCGGTCAGTGCCGGCCTGGCCTCCCAGCTGCTGCCCCGATGGGGGCCGAAACCCTTCATGGTGACGGGTGCGCTGCTGGCCGCCACCGGCCTCGGATGGCTCACGCTGACCGACGTCCACAGCACGTATCTCGGCTCCATCCTCGGCCCCATGCTCGTCTTCGGCTTCGGTATGGGCATGCAGTTCGTCTCGCTGACGCTGATGGCGGTGTCGGGGGTGGCGCCGAGGGAGGCGGGTGCGGCGTCCGGCATCCTCAACGCGACCCAGCAGGTCGGCGGTTCCCTCGGGCTGTCGATCCTGGTGACCATGTTCGGTACGGCCAGCCGCCACGAGTTCACCGACCAGCTGCCGCGCTTCATGCAAGAGGCCACCCCGGCCCAGAAGCTCCAGTTCGGCAGGACACAGGAGCTGCCACCGCCCTGGGGCAACGAGGTCCTCACGGCCGGAGTGTCCAGCGCCTTCGTCGTCGCGGCCTGCTTTGCCGTCCTCGCCGCCCTCGTCGCCCTCTTCGTCATCCAGGTCCGCCCCTCCGACCTGGCCCGCCTCCAGGGCGGCGCGACCCCCGGTGAGACGCTGCCGGACACGACCGACGACACCTCCGCGTCGGCCGACGACACGACGAAAGGTCCCCACGGCCATGGACTGGACCCTTGA
- a CDS encoding siderophore-interacting protein, whose translation MTIHRAVVARVQPLTATMTRVTLHGEGLAGFESTGVGDEYIRLFFPHGPDRTDLSLPLTTEKGWETPEGRPVAPMRTYTVRAVRPESREVDVDFVLHDHGVASTWVAGARPGDVIGVNDPTGLYSPPADLAWQVLIADQTGLPAVARLVENTPDEVATRAVVELPGPEAVQPLPGTKVTWTYGGNGHGASRLAELVSAAIPPGTDMTGGYVWVAGETNALRAVRRYLRKELGLPATRFKVVGYWIPDADSWNERYEALPDSVRAELVALWDNPVGDEEDLTIRYEARLSDLGL comes from the coding sequence ATGACGATCCACCGAGCCGTCGTCGCCCGAGTCCAGCCGCTCACCGCGACCATGACCCGGGTCACGCTGCACGGCGAGGGGCTCGCCGGCTTCGAGTCCACCGGGGTCGGCGACGAGTACATACGCCTCTTCTTCCCGCACGGCCCCGACCGCACCGACCTGTCCCTGCCCCTCACGACGGAGAAGGGCTGGGAGACCCCGGAGGGCCGGCCCGTCGCTCCGATGCGTACGTACACCGTGCGGGCGGTGCGCCCCGAGAGCCGGGAGGTCGACGTCGACTTCGTGCTGCACGACCACGGGGTGGCGTCGACCTGGGTGGCCGGGGCGCGGCCCGGGGACGTCATCGGCGTCAACGACCCCACCGGCCTCTACAGCCCTCCGGCCGACCTCGCCTGGCAGGTGCTGATCGCCGACCAGACCGGACTGCCCGCCGTGGCCCGTCTGGTGGAGAACACCCCGGACGAGGTAGCCACCCGTGCGGTCGTCGAACTGCCCGGCCCCGAGGCCGTCCAGCCGCTGCCCGGCACCAAGGTGACCTGGACCTACGGCGGCAACGGCCATGGAGCCAGCCGGCTGGCCGAGCTGGTGAGCGCCGCGATCCCGCCCGGCACGGACATGACCGGCGGCTACGTCTGGGTCGCCGGTGAGACCAACGCGCTGCGTGCCGTACGCCGTTACCTCCGCAAGGAGCTGGGGCTGCCCGCCACCCGGTTCAAGGTCGTCGGCTACTGGATCCCGGACGCCGACAGCTGGAACGAGCGGTACGAGGCCCTGCCCGACTCCGTGCGCGCCGAGCTGGTGGCCCTCTGGGACAACCCGGTCGGCGACGAGGAGGACCTCACCATCCGGTACGAAGCGCGCCTGAGTGACCTCGGACTCTGA
- a CDS encoding MbtH family protein, with protein sequence MTNPFEDENGTYLVLVNDEGQHSLWPAFAEVPGGWTVAHPEDTRQACLDYVERNWTDLRPRSLKESLAAGPA encoded by the coding sequence GTGACCAACCCGTTCGAGGACGAGAACGGCACCTACCTGGTGCTCGTCAACGACGAGGGGCAGCACTCCCTGTGGCCCGCCTTCGCGGAGGTGCCCGGTGGCTGGACCGTGGCGCACCCGGAGGACACCCGCCAGGCCTGCCTCGACTACGTGGAGCGGAACTGGACCGACCTGCGGCCCAGGAGCCTGAAGGAGAGCCTGGCCGCCGGCCCGGCCTGA